A window of Aromatoleum bremense genomic DNA:
CAAGGCCGAAAAACCGCACTTGCAAGCGTTGAAGGTGACGACGACATGAAAAGGCGCACCGTCCTCTCGATGGAGCAGGCGCTGTCGATGCCGTACGCGACGCTGCGCTTCGCCCAGCTCGGCTGGCGCGTGATCCGCCTCGAATCGACGCCCTCCGGTGGCGGCCTGCCCGGCGACCCGAACCGCTACATCGGCGCGAACGTCGTCGATGACGACCGGCGCACGTATTTCATCGCGCCCAACGTCGGCAAGGAGGCGATCGCGATCAACCTGAAGGAGCCCGACGGCCAGGCGCTGCTGCGGCGCCTCCTCGTCGAGCTCGACGTCGACGTGTTCTGCTGCAACACCGTGCCGCGCCGCTACGCGCAGCTCGGCATCGACTACGAGACGCTGAGCCGCACGAAACCCGACCTGATCTGGGCCGGCATCTCGGCGATGGGACCGGACTACCCGGACGCACCCGGCTACGACCCGGTGCTGCAGGCGATGGCGGGCTACATGGAGCTCACCGGCGACGCCGACGGCCCGCCGACGCTCGCCGGCGTGCCGATCGTCGACCTCAAGGCGGGCGACGAAGTCTTCGCCAACGTCATGCTGGCGCTGCTCGAACGCGCCGAGACGGGCAAGGGCAGCCGCATCGACGTGTCGATGCTGCAGGCCGCCGCGTCGTGGCTCATCACGACGCTGCCGCTGCTCGACTTCGATTGCCAGCCCGCGGAGATCACGCGCTGCGGCAACGCGCACCGCAAGTTCATCCCCACCAACGTCTACCCGACCGCGGACGGTTTCATCTACATGGCGATCGGCAGCGACGTGCAGTGGCGCCGGCTCACCGAGATCCCGAAGTTCGCCTCGCTCGGCGCTGCCCCGCGCGCGACGAACGAGGGGCGCCACAAGGAGCGCGACGCGATCCACCGCGACATGGCCGCGGTGACGACGCGCTTCGCGACGGCGGAGATCGCCGCGGATTTTCGCGACGCGACCATCCCGCACGCGCCGATCCACGACATTCCCGCGGTGCGCGACATGGAGGCGGTGCGCCGCCGCCTGACGACGACGCACACGCCCGGCGGCCGGCTCGTGCACATGCAGCCGATGGCCGTCGACGTCGCCGGCGCGAGCGGCGAACTATCATTTCCGGCCAAGTACGGGCAGGACACCTGCACGGTGCTGCGCGAAGCCGGCTACGCGGACGAGGCGATCGCGCGGCTGCGCGAACGGGGCATTGTCGCGGGGTGAGCGTGCCGCAACGCGCGGCACGCAGCGAAAGGCGGCTCGACTGCAGCGTGTCGAGCCGGCGCGGGCGCTGCACCGGGAGAGGCAGCCCGCGCCGTATTTCCCATGCATCCCGGAAAGCATTTTCCAGCGACAGCGAGGTAAGTCTTCCGAACCCTGAGTTCTTCACGCGCAGCAGCAATCCGGTCTTTTTGGTCCACACCGCAGGAGACAAGAAAACATGAAAATGAAAACGATGCTGATGGTCCTGTCAGGCCTTTTCCTGACAGCATCCCTGCCGGCCCACGCGCAGGTCAGAATCGGCGTGGTTTCGTCCGCGACCGGCCCGACGGCGCTGGTCGGCATTCCGCAGAAGAACACGGTGGCGCTGCTGCCGGCGAAGATCGGTGACCTGACGGTCGAGTACATCGCGCTCGACGACGCGAGCGACCCGACTGCGTCGGTGACCGCGGTCAAGAAGCTGATCTCGGAACAGAACGTCGACGCGATCATCGGGCCCTCCGGCTCGCCGAACGCGATGGGCGTGATCCAGTTCATCGCCGAGGCCGGCGTGCCGCTGCTCGCGCCGGTCGGCACCGCGGCGGTCGTCACGCCGATGGACGACAAGAAGCGATGGGTGTTCAAGACCACCCAGAACGACGACATCATCGCCAGGGCGCTGATGGAGCACATGGTCAAGAGCGGCGTGAAGACGATCGGCTTCATCGGCGTCGGCGACCCGTACGGCGAAAACTGGTACAAGGTGTTCTCCGCGCTCGCCGCGGCGAAGGGCATCCAGATCACCGCGAACGAGCGCTTCCAGCGCCAGGACGCGTCGGTCACCGGCCAGAGCCTGAAGATCCTCGGCGCGAACCCCGACGCGGTGCTCGTCGCCGCCGCCGGCGGCCCGGCGGTGCTGCCGCAGACGACGCTGCGCGACCAGGGCTACACCGGCCGGATCTACCAGACCCACGGCGCCGCGCTGCCGGACTTCCTCAAGCTCGGCGGCAAGAAGGTCGAAGGCACGATCCTCGCCGCGAGCCTGATGCTGGTGCTGCCCGAGATCGCCGACAGCAACCCGTCGAAGAAGGTCGCGACCGAGTACATCGCCGCGTACGAAAAGGCGTACGGCTCGCGGCCGGCGACCTTCGGCGCCAACGTCTATGACGCCGGCCTGCTGCTGCAGCAGGCGATCCCGCTCGCCGCGAAGACCGCGAAGCCCGGCACGAAGGAGTTCCGCGCGGCGCTGCGCGACAACCTCGAGCGGACTACCGAGCTGATCGGTACGCAGGGCGTCTACAACATGACGAAGGACGACCACAGCGGCTTCGACGAACGCGGCCGCGTGCTGATCGCGGTCAAGGACGGCGGCTGGACGCTGGCGAAATAAGCGTCATCGGGGCGGGGCGCTGCGGCGCCCGCCCGTCGCGCCCCTGCCGGTTGCGGGCCCGGTCGATGTGTTGCGCCGGGCGCGTGCTGGCGCAGAACCGCCGCTCACGGATAACCGGCGCTGCGCGTGACCTCGTCCCGCGTCATCGTCAGCCGCACCAAACCCGCCCCCCAGTCGATGTAATCCAGCGCTTCGACGGGGATCAGGACGTGCCCGCTCGCCACCCAGTTGCGCTTGTCGACGAGCAGGTAACCGACGCTCCAGTTCTCGTCGTCGATAAGGAAGTCCTCGACGGTGCCGATCGTGCCATCCATTGCCGCGATGTCGTACCCGACGACTTCGGCGCCGCTGCGCAGATGAGAGCGTTCAGCGGCCTCGATCTCGCGTTCGGCAATGGCTTCCAACTGGCGCCCCTCGTTCCCCGGCTGCAGTTGCGCCGTTCCGAGCAACATGCCGAACGGGCCGCCGGCCCGGCTGTGCGGGCCGTTCCAGTAAGGGTCATCGCGGTAATGGGCGGCATGCGT
This region includes:
- a CDS encoding CaiB/BaiF CoA transferase family protein → MKRRTVLSMEQALSMPYATLRFAQLGWRVIRLESTPSGGGLPGDPNRYIGANVVDDDRRTYFIAPNVGKEAIAINLKEPDGQALLRRLLVELDVDVFCCNTVPRRYAQLGIDYETLSRTKPDLIWAGISAMGPDYPDAPGYDPVLQAMAGYMELTGDADGPPTLAGVPIVDLKAGDEVFANVMLALLERAETGKGSRIDVSMLQAAASWLITTLPLLDFDCQPAEITRCGNAHRKFIPTNVYPTADGFIYMAIGSDVQWRRLTEIPKFASLGAAPRATNEGRHKERDAIHRDMAAVTTRFATAEIAADFRDATIPHAPIHDIPAVRDMEAVRRRLTTTHTPGGRLVHMQPMAVDVAGASGELSFPAKYGQDTCTVLREAGYADEAIARLRERGIVAG
- a CDS encoding ABC transporter substrate-binding protein; translation: MKMKTMLMVLSGLFLTASLPAHAQVRIGVVSSATGPTALVGIPQKNTVALLPAKIGDLTVEYIALDDASDPTASVTAVKKLISEQNVDAIIGPSGSPNAMGVIQFIAEAGVPLLAPVGTAAVVTPMDDKKRWVFKTTQNDDIIARALMEHMVKSGVKTIGFIGVGDPYGENWYKVFSALAAAKGIQITANERFQRQDASVTGQSLKILGANPDAVLVAAAGGPAVLPQTTLRDQGYTGRIYQTHGAALPDFLKLGGKKVEGTILAASLMLVLPEIADSNPSKKVATEYIAAYEKAYGSRPATFGANVYDAGLLLQQAIPLAAKTAKPGTKEFRAALRDNLERTTELIGTQGVYNMTKDDHSGFDERGRVLIAVKDGGWTLAK
- a CDS encoding PRC-barrel domain-containing protein, encoding MFYRLTKLQGYSIDAADGTIGCVEDVYFDAEWWGVRYFVVRAGNWLRGREVLISPRAIRPGAWSGEAIPTNLSREQIEKSPPVDTGHPVSRHYEMTHAAHYRDDPYWNGPHSRAGGPFGMLLGTAQLQPGNEGRQLEAIAEREIEAAERSHLRSGAEVVGYDIAAMDGTIGTVEDFLIDDENWSVGYLLVDKRNWVASGHVLIPVEALDYIDWGAGLVRLTMTRDEVTRSAGYP